One Paenibacillus sp. SYP-B4298 genomic window, GGTTGCCGTAATGGTAGCCGTCCCGGCCGAGTAAGCCTTGATAACGCCGTTGATTGCATCAGCAACCTTCTCATTGTCACTTGCCCAATCCGCCTTATCCGATACATTCTGCGTAGAGCCGTCAGGATAAGTCGCTGTTACCACTATTTTTTTCTCTTCTTTCACCAACAGATCCAGCTCTGCCAGTTCCATATCAATTCGGCGGGCAAGTTCAACCGATGCCTGCACTGACAGGCTCTGATTGCCCAGCTTCGCCGTTACGATCGCTGTACCTGATTTTTTGCCCGTTACCAAGCCGTTCACTACGGTCGCAACGGAATAGTTGTCTACAGACCAGGCCGCCTTCTTCGTTACGATCTCGCTTGTACCATCCTCGTAGATGGCTGTCAGCTCAATCTGTTGCTCCTTGCCTACACGCAGATCAAAATCGTTCACATCCATCGTCAACGCCTTGACCTTTTTGTTAACTGTGACATTCACAACAACCGTCTTGCCTGAATAGGTGGCCGTAATGACCGCCGTGCCTTCCTTCTTAGCTGTAATCGTCCCCGCATATACGGTTGCGACTTCTGCATTGCCGCTGCTCCAGTCGGTCTTGACCGTCACATCGCTTGTGCTCCCAGTGACATAGATGGCTGTAGCCGTCAGGGAGGCAGTTCCCCCTTCTTCCAGCGAAACTTCATTTTTGCTCAATACGAGCCTAGAAATTTCGGCTTCTGCGGCAACAGAGATGATACTGCTGTGAACCACAAGAAGCACCATCAGTACCAGCGCGACAGCGGAACGGAACCTTCTTGACATCACTTCATTTCCTCCTTGTACAACCTGTATTTCACAACTCAACCTATCTGGGTATGGACTCTACTATTGTTCATCGGCAACGATACCCTAATAATGAAGACGAAACCGCAATTTTCAACTGCATGTTAGACAATACATAAAAAGAAAATCAAAAAAAAGCAGCCTTCCGGCTGCGTGTCCCTCATTGCTTATATGTAGCCCCTACTCCATAACCCTAGCAGTGACAATAGCCCAGGCACCCTCAGCTAGCTAGGAGTCCGAAAAAATCAGATCATACATGTGTCGCCATGTATCCCACTCGAATACATCCGTTTCCGGCCCTTTGCCGAGCACTACATAGCCTGCGTACATGCCAGCTATCAATGCAACGAGCAAAATAAGCGGCACGATGCTCTTGCGCAATATAAACAAGAGTATCCTCACAGCGAGCGGCTTGCGCGGCTTAGCGCCCGACTTGCCCGATTTGGACGTCTGGCTCCCGTTGCCCTCGCTCTGCTCCTCCTGCTCTCTTGCAGCTCGTCGAGGCTCGAAATCATCCTCCGCCTGCGCGGAGCCTCCTCTGCGCTGCCGTACACCTTGGTCTTCTCTACTCATTGTCAATCCATCCAATCTCATCAACCGCGAAGATTATTGGCGAGCCCCATCATCGTATCGCTGGAGGTTAATGCCCGCGCGCTCATTTGATATGCCCGCTGCACGATCATCAGCTCTGTCGTCTCGTCGGTCAAGTTGACATTGGATTGCTCCAAATACCCCTGCATCAAGCTGATTCGATTCGTGTCATTAGGCACAACTGCTCTGACAACCGCCTCTGGCTCCAGCCCGTCCGCCACTACGAACAGATTGTCCGCTACTGGCGTCAGCACGCCCGGCTTCATCACCTGGACGAGGCTCATTCGCCCTAGCGGCACAGCTGTCACGCCATCGCCTGCCACACCCTCGATTTGTCCGTTAGCCGAGACGCGCAGCGTATAGCCGTCTGGAACGCGCACCGGTCCTTCCTCGCCATTGGGCAACTGTGCAATGACAGGATAGCCTTCAGCAGTGGTCAACATAGGCACACCGGCTGCATCCATTCCCATCTTGAATGACCCACTGCGTGTATATGCCCGGTTGCCAGCCGGCGTCTGAATCTGGAACAGGGCATCGCCCTGAATGGCAATGTCATAGACATTATCGGTTGGCTGAATCGGACCCTGCGACAGATCAGGCTGCACCAGCGTAAGACGCGAGCCCCAGCCCTGGTTAAAGCCGAGCGGCGTGAGGCGCGTAGGCTGATCAAAGGCCTGTTCCTGCTGCTTTATATTGGTCAGAAGATCCTCGAAAGAAGCTTCCTTGCGCTTGTAGCCTACCGTATTCACATTGGCAATATTGTCCGCCAGCACATCCAGCTTGCGCTGCATGCCGTTCATCGACACCATCGCATTAATCATCGAACTGTTCATGCCGCGCCTCCTATACTCGTCCTACTTCGTTCACTGCCTTCTCCAAGCTCCGGTCATAATACTGCACAACCTTCTGGTTAGCTTCATATGCCCGAAGCGCCGCCATGATGTCGATCATGGATTGGGAGGGGTCAACATTGGAGCGTTCTACATAGCCCTGACGCACCTCGAACCGATCCTGATCATTCACAGGACGAGTCACGTTGCCCTCGCCAACAAGCTGGAATTTGCTGTTGCCTTCGCGCACGAGCTGATTCGGATTCTCGATCCGCGTCAGCAATAGCTGCTCTCCTGTCTCCAGCCCCGTCACGCTGTCAATGAACTGATGATTCGCCCCCAATATCAACTGGTTAATGGCAATATTCGGATCGAATTGAATCGGGTTGTTATCCGCGCCGAGCACGAAGGAGCCGTCTCCTGTTACGAGGAAGCCCTCATTATTGAGCGTAAACTTGCCGTCCCTGGTATAGCGGGTCTCCCCGTTGCGATCCTGCAAAGTGAAGAATACCTGCGGCTGGAAGGTCACCTGTCCGTTCGCATCGACGTATTTGCCCGAGGCGTCGAACGTCATGCCGGGAACGTCAATATCCGAGATAATCGCAAAGTCCGAGGCCCGGTCTGTCGCCGACAGATCGCCTTGAAGGTGAATGGACAAGCTCTCTTCCGCAAACACGCCAGTATTCACAGCTCCAAGGCGTTTACTATGCTCCTCACCCAGACCCGTCAGTTCAATCAGCATCTCAGGGAAAGAACGTGCGATCGCATTGACCTGCTTAAAGCCGGGGGTGTTGAGGTTCGATATGTTATTAGTCACGGTGTCGTGACGACGCTGCTGGGTCACCATGCCCGCCGCTGCGGTATACAGTCCTCTTAGCATAGAAGCTTGTCCTCCTTCAGGTAGTCCCGATAGTCTATACCTTCATGTATCGGATGCCAGGCGCTCATTATTTAGCTTCTATTAGAACATCTTCTTGACGACCTTGTCGAGAT contains:
- a CDS encoding DNA-directed RNA polymerase subunit beta, translated to MSREDQGVRQRRGGSAQAEDDFEPRRAAREQEEQSEGNGSQTSKSGKSGAKPRKPLAVRILLFILRKSIVPLILLVALIAGMYAGYVVLGKGPETDVFEWDTWRHMYDLIFSDS
- a CDS encoding flagellar hook-basal body protein produces the protein MNSSMINAMVSMNGMQRKLDVLADNIANVNTVGYKRKEASFEDLLTNIKQQEQAFDQPTRLTPLGFNQGWGSRLTLVQPDLSQGPIQPTDNVYDIAIQGDALFQIQTPAGNRAYTRSGSFKMGMDAAGVPMLTTAEGYPVIAQLPNGEEGPVRVPDGYTLRVSANGQIEGVAGDGVTAVPLGRMSLVQVMKPGVLTPVADNLFVVADGLEPEAVVRAVVPNDTNRISLMQGYLEQSNVNLTDETTELMIVQRAYQMSARALTSSDTMMGLANNLRG
- a CDS encoding flagellar hook-basal body protein, yielding MLRGLYTAAAGMVTQQRRHDTVTNNISNLNTPGFKQVNAIARSFPEMLIELTGLGEEHSKRLGAVNTGVFAEESLSIHLQGDLSATDRASDFAIISDIDVPGMTFDASGKYVDANGQVTFQPQVFFTLQDRNGETRYTRDGKFTLNNEGFLVTGDGSFVLGADNNPIQFDPNIAINQLILGANHQFIDSVTGLETGEQLLLTRIENPNQLVREGNSKFQLVGEGNVTRPVNDQDRFEVRQGYVERSNVDPSQSMIDIMAALRAYEANQKVVQYYDRSLEKAVNEVGRV